AGAAGTTAAGTACTGGCAATCTCTTGTGGTCATGAACATATTTAAGCAATTCATAAGGTACACCTAGTTCTTTTGCCTCATTGTAAAGCTCATCTTCACGTGCAGCTGCAATTCTAGCAATATCGCTGTTGATCATACGCATATGACTTACCGCTTGAACTACGTCACCTGTACCAGCTTCACCCTTAGTTCTAATCATTGCAGCACCCTCGTTGATACGACGCAAAGCTTCTCCCAAGTTTCTTGCACCACAAACAAATGGTGTATTAAATTTCTTTTTGTCAATGTGATAAATATTATCTGCAGGAGAAAGGACTTCACTTTCATCAATAAAATCAATATTGATCGCTTCTAGTAGTCTTGCCTCAATAAAATGACCAATACGGCATTTAGCCATTACAGGAATGCTAACAGCATCTTGGATCTCTTTGATCATCTTTGGATCACTCATTCTTGAGACTCCACCTGCAGCTCTAATATCAGCTGGAATACGTTCTAGTGCCATAACAGCAGCAGCACCTGCTTCTTCTGCTATTTTAGCTTGTTCTGGTGTAGTAACGTCCATGATTACCCCACCCTTTAGTTTATTCATTAATTCTTCTAATTTCTTATCTTGATACATTGTGTTTCCTCTTTTCTATTTCTTTTCTCTCTTCTCTTTAAACATCTGCAATAATCTTATTGCAAAATTCATTCCCTATTGAATCCTATCCTATTATAGCAATTATTTCGTCGTTATTATACTCCTCTAAATTACTAAATGAATATAGTTTTTTGTTTTAATATTTCATTGCCTATCTTACCCTATGCAATCCATCTGCATCTAATTCGTAGACTTTCGAAAACACCTCATTTATAAACCGTCTGTCATGTGAAACTGCAATAATACAACCACTATAATTACTCAAGGCCTCGATAATCTCTGGTTGTGATAATGGTGAAAGATTTCTCGTAGGTTCATCAAGAACTAGAACTTCGGCTTTATCCATAATCATTTTTGTAAAAAACACTTTCGCTTTTTGACCACCAGATAATTTACCAATTTCACGCAACATATCCTCTCGTTTAAACTTAAGACTACCTAAAATAGTCGATATTTCTGTATGTTCAGACTTGGTACCATTTGAAGCCAAAAAATCAATAGCGTTGCTATCATAGTCTATAAGTTCTTCGTAGTTTTGTGGCATATAACCCACCTTCAAATTCAAGTTTCTTAGTTTATCAATCAAGGTCTTAAGTAATGTAGATTTTCCGGCTCCATTTTTCCCTATAATACATAATTTTTCTGGACCTATAATTTCTAAATTTATATTTCTTGCTAAAACTTTTTTACCTGCTCGCAACTCTGGTAAAGAAATATCTAGAATAACCTTTCCATTTGGAACAATGATCTCATCATCAAACTTTATATCTATAGCTTCTTCATAGTCAGGAACTTTGGTAAGTCTACTTTGTTCTTTACTCATATTTCTTTCCATAGACTTAACCGAACGCATTTTATCTTTTAAATTTTTGCCCTCTATATCATTTTTTGTGCCTCTTAAAGCATGCTGCACTGAGTCATGCAATCTTCTAAACCTTTCTTGCTTCTTAGAAAACTCTTCTTGTTCCTTATTAGCTCTTTTTGTCTCATTCTCAATAAAAATATCTCTGTTATTAACATAGTCATTATATCTGCTGTTAACAATAGTATGCTTAACCTGAGTCCGTCTGTAGATCAACTCCAAATGAACAATACGGTTTGCAACATTACTTAGTAATTCATTATCATGTGACACAAATATTAAGGGTATATCAAGCTCTTGCATAAATCTTTCCAACCACTGCACAGACTCAAGATCCAAGTCATTACTAGGTTCATCTAAGAGCAAAAGTGTTGGTTGTTTTAGCATTTCTACTAAGAGCAGAAATTTAATTTTCTCTCCACCCGATAAAGTACCTAACAGCACTTCGCTGGCTATTAGACTTTCGTCCAATGATATTTCACTTAACAATCTATAAAACAAGTTGTAATCGAAGTAGGTGGTATCGATCGTGCTATGCAGATAATCCAAGGTCGAAGTTTCATAATACTCATCAGCAAGAGTCTGTGGTAAATATCCAATAATCTCATTGTTGCTTGAAACCTCTCCCCTTATAGCACAAAACTCCTCTACCTCCTCAGGCCTTGCAATAGTTTTGAGAAGTATTGATTTACCATTACCTTCTTCACCAATCAAAGCAAGTTTATCCCCTTCTCCAATATTTAAAGAAAAATCCTCAAACAAAACTCTATTATCTTCACGCAAAATTATTGTTAAATTTTTAATTTGTAACATAAACCCTCCATATGTTCATATACAAGGATGTATGCCATAACAGAAATAAAACTGCTAGTTAGATTCTTCATAATAAAAAGCAGACATTAAAACATTTAAAACAGAAATGAAATAATAAATTTCACAATATGGCATACAAAAAACTAACCCAAACGGGTAATCAACAGTACTAAAAAAATCTCCATATTGCTTATTTATTCACTATTACACTTCTCCTTGAAATTAATTTCTTACAGAATTATAACACAAAAAAAGAAGAGAACAAAAAAGAATAGTAAATATTCTTTTTGCCCCCTAATTTTTTCAAATAAACAAATACCTCCTAGATATCATTTTCTGTATATCCTCACTATCCACATCTATTTTCTCAGTAACAAGCATTAAATATTTATGAAGCATCTCTATATCTTCTCGGTCCATGCATAAAGATAAATAATTAGCTGTCAGACCCCCATTCCAAAAGCTTACTCTCAAATCCATTATAATATCTTGTATAGGATCTGCTTCCGGGCTAATATATAAAAGGTTAGGATCATCTCTTACATCTCTTTTTGGGTACAAAATAAATTCTATATCTGGCTCTGCAAATCCTAATACTGCTGCATTCATAAATTCATCATTTAAAAATCTTGATAAAGCAGATTGCAAATCATCAACCTCATCTGACAAAAGTAATTGTTGTCTATCCACTACATAATCTAACCATTCGCCTGATTGGTAATTCATAGAAACATTACACCAGTCTTCAGGGTAGTCACTTCTATCTTCAAGTTGAGTATAATTGGTAATCTCCAACTGAAAATTAATACCATCCAAGTCGAGTTTCAACCACATATAATGCCCTCCAAATTTACTTGTTCTGAAATAATAAGATAATAATATAGTAAAAGAAAAACCCATAACCATCAAGGTTATGGGTTATATTGGAGGCACCGATCGGATTTGAACCGACGCATAAAGGTTTTGCAGACCTCTGCCTTACCACTTGGCTACGGTGCCAAAATAATCATTTAAAATAAAAGAGTCGAAGCTAGCTGCTCCGACTCTTTGGAGCGGGATAAGGGACTCGAACCCTCAGCTTTCACCATGGCAAGGTGACACTCTACCAATTGAGTTAATCCCGCAGATTGTAGAAAAATTATACTACATTATTCTACAATTATCAATTATTAACTTTAAAGTTAATGTTGGTGACCCGTACGGGAATCGAACCCGTGACTCCACCGTGAAAGGGTGATGTCTTAACCTCTTGACCAACGGGCCAAATTTGGTAGCGGTAATTGGATTTGAACCAACGACACTTCGGGTATGAACCGAATGCTCTAGCCACTGAGCTATACCGCCATATCTACCAGCAGTTAACTTCAGAATCCGCTGCCGTTTGAACAGTGCCGATATATATTACCAATACTGTTATAACTTGTCAAACGCTTTTTCTAAAAATTTTACTATATTCTGGTAAATATTTTTAACCAATTAAATGCTTATAAAAGAGTAAAAATTAATTACTTAATTTCAACTTTAGCGCCTACTTCTTCAAGTTTTGCCTTGATGTCTTCAGCTTCTTCTTTTTCTACATCTTCTTTAATTACGCTTGGTACTCCATCAACTAATTCCTTAGCTTCTTTTAGACCCAAGCCTGTAATTTCACGAACAACTTTAATAACTTTAATCTTAGAGTCACCAAAGTCTGTCATTGTTACAGTAAATTCTGTTTGTTCTTCTGCTGCTGCACCACCTGCTGCTCCTGGAGCTGCTACTGCAACTGCTGCTGCTGAAACACCAAATTCTTCTTCGATTGTTTCAACTAATTCGTTTAGTTCAATTACGTTTAATTCTTTAATAGAATCTAAAATACTTGTAATTTTTTCACTTGCCATTTTATATTCCTCCTAAAATTATTCAGCGTTATCTTCTGCTGTTTCTTCTGCATCTGCAGATTCTTTTTCTTCTTTATTTTCTTCAGTAGCCTCTACTGCTTCTTCAGTAGTTTCTGCTTCAGCTTCTACTTTTTCTTCTGTAGCTTCTACCTTTTCTTCAACATCAGCTGTATCAGCTTTTACTTCTACTACATCAGCTGCTGTTTCAGCTCCTTGTTCTGTAATTTTTTCAGAAAGAGCTTTACTTAACATTGCCAAGCGTGTGAATGGCCATGCAATACCTCTTGCTAAGCGTGCATGTAATTCTTCTACTGCTGGTACGTTTGCTAATGCGCTCAACTCACTTAGACTTAGTACAGCACCATCGCTTGCACCTGCTTTTAGTGAGTAAAGTTCTACTGATTTACTAAAATCGTTTAAAACTTTTGCTGGAGCTACAACGTCATCACTATATGCAATAGCTGTTGGTCCAACAAATGAATCAGCTAATTCAGGCAAACCTGCTTCTTCAACTGCTCTTCTACCTATATTGTTTTTTACAACTCTATAAGTAACACCAGCTTCACGTAATTTACCACGTAATTCTGTATCTTGAGCAACAGTTAAACCTAGATACTCTGCTAAAACAACAGTTTGAGCATTCTTAATTTCTTCTGCTAATTCTGCTACTTGAGCTTCTTTAACTTTTAGAATTTTATCACTAGCCATTTTTACCTCCTTATATTATTAAAAAATCCTCATGCCCATAGGACATGAGGATAGAATCAAAATCAACAGCACATGAATTTAAAATTCTCTGGCTATACAGTTAGTTTCGATACTTACCTCGGTAGGAATAAGTTATGCTTTCGCTCCTACTGTCTCGGGCACTTGAGTATTATCTTTTATTATTTTTATTTTGTCAAGTAATTATTGAATACTTAACCTAATTAGTTATTTAATAGTAATGATGGTCCCATTGCTGAGCAAACATATACTGATTTAATATATTGTCCTTTTGCTCCTGCTGGTTTAGCACGTACTACTGCATCTTTTAGAGCGTTGAAGTTTTCTTCTAATTGCTCTGCTGAGAAAGAAGCTTTACCAATAACTGTATGCAAGATATTTGTTTTGTCCAAACGGAATTCAACTTTACCTGCTTTTAGTTCTTGAACTGCTGTCTCAACGTCAGCTGTAACTGTACCTGCTTTAGGGTTTGGCATTAAACCTTTAGGACCTAATACACGTCCTAATCTACCAACTACACCCATCATATCTGGTGTTGCTACTATAACATCGAAGTCAAACCAGTTTTCTTTTTGAATTTTTTCAGCTAGATCATCACCACCAACGAAGTCTGCACCAGCTGCTTTAGCTGCATCAGCTTGAGCACCTTGAGCAAATACTAAGATTTTTACATCTTTACCTGTACCGTGTGGCAATACTACTGTTCCACGAACTTGTTGATCTGCGTGTCTTGAGTCAACACCTAGTTTAACGTGTACTTCAATAGTTTCATCAAACTTACTTGTTGCTGTCTTTTTTACCAAATCAAAAGCTTCTGAAGCATCGTAACTATCTTGAGTTAGGAGTTCTAAAGCTGCTTGGTATCTTTTACCTTTTTTAGCCATATTATTACTCCTCTTCTTCTACTTTAATTCCCATGCTTCTAGCTGTACCTGCAACTAAGTTCATTGCTGCTTCAATGCTAGCTGCATTTGTATCTACCATTTTGGTTTCAGCTATTTCACGTAATTGTGCACGTGTAATTGTTGATACCTTTTCTGTTTTAGGATTACCTGATCCTTTTTGCAAATTCAAGGCTTTCTTCAACAATGT
Above is a window of Fastidiosipila sanguinis DNA encoding:
- the pdxS gene encoding pyridoxal 5'-phosphate synthase lyase subunit PdxS, coding for MYQDKKLEELMNKLKGGVIMDVTTPEQAKIAEEAGAAAVMALERIPADIRAAGGVSRMSDPKMIKEIQDAVSIPVMAKCRIGHFIEARLLEAINIDFIDESEVLSPADNIYHIDKKKFNTPFVCGARNLGEALRRINEGAAMIRTKGEAGTGDVVQAVSHMRMINSDIARIAAAREDELYNEAKELGVPYELLKYVHDHKRLPVLNFSAGGVATPADACLMVHLGAEGVFVGSGIFKSGNPVKRAKAIVETVKNPFDFDKIAALSEDLGEAMVGLNEDEIEVLMANRGI
- a CDS encoding ATP-binding cassette domain-containing protein, encoding MLQIKNLTIILREDNRVLFEDFSLNIGEGDKLALIGEEGNGKSILLKTIARPEEVEEFCAIRGEVSSNNEIIGYLPQTLADEYYETSTLDYLHSTIDTTYFDYNLFYRLLSEISLDESLIASEVLLGTLSGGEKIKFLLLVEMLKQPTLLLLDEPSNDLDLESVQWLERFMQELDIPLIFVSHDNELLSNVANRIVHLELIYRRTQVKHTIVNSRYNDYVNNRDIFIENETKRANKEQEEFSKKQERFRRLHDSVQHALRGTKNDIEGKNLKDKMRSVKSMERNMSKEQSRLTKVPDYEEAIDIKFDDEIIVPNGKVILDISLPELRAGKKVLARNINLEIIGPEKLCIIGKNGAGKSTLLKTLIDKLRNLNLKVGYMPQNYEELIDYDSNAIDFLASNGTKSEHTEISTILGSLKFKREDMLREIGKLSGGQKAKVFFTKMIMDKAEVLVLDEPTRNLSPLSQPEIIEALSNYSGCIIAVSHDRRFINEVFSKVYELDADGLHRVR
- a CDS encoding WapI family immunity protein encodes the protein MWLKLDLDGINFQLEITNYTQLEDRSDYPEDWCNVSMNYQSGEWLDYVVDRQQLLLSDEVDDLQSALSRFLNDEFMNAAVLGFAEPDIEFILYPKRDVRDDPNLLYISPEADPIQDIIMDLRVSFWNGGLTANYLSLCMDREDIEMLHKYLMLVTEKIDVDSEDIQKMISRRYLFI
- the rplL gene encoding 50S ribosomal protein L7/L12, producing MASEKITSILDSIKELNVIELNELVETIEEEFGVSAAAVAVAAPGAAGGAAAEEQTEFTVTMTDFGDSKIKVIKVVREITGLGLKEAKELVDGVPSVIKEDVEKEEAEDIKAKLEEVGAKVEIK
- the rplJ gene encoding 50S ribosomal protein L10, producing the protein MASDKILKVKEAQVAELAEEIKNAQTVVLAEYLGLTVAQDTELRGKLREAGVTYRVVKNNIGRRAVEEAGLPELADSFVGPTAIAYSDDVVAPAKVLNDFSKSVELYSLKAGASDGAVLSLSELSALANVPAVEELHARLARGIAWPFTRLAMLSKALSEKITEQGAETAADVVEVKADTADVEEKVEATEEKVEAEAETTEEAVEATEENKEEKESADAEETAEDNAE
- the rplA gene encoding 50S ribosomal protein L1, with the protein product MAKKGKRYQAALELLTQDSYDASEAFDLVKKTATSKFDETIEVHVKLGVDSRHADQQVRGTVVLPHGTGKDVKILVFAQGAQADAAKAAGADFVGGDDLAEKIQKENWFDFDVIVATPDMMGVVGRLGRVLGPKGLMPNPKAGTVTADVETAVQELKAGKVEFRLDKTNILHTVIGKASFSAEQLEENFNALKDAVVRAKPAGAKGQYIKSVYVCSAMGPSLLLNN